ATCAGAACTGTGGTCGACTGGTCCTATAAGCAGCATGTGGATAGGAGTACTAGTCTTAGTAGTACTTGTGTGGGAAATTAGTGTCTGACTAACTCAACTGAACTTATCAGGGTCAAATGCCAGACGGCCAAGAGGTTGCAGTGAAGAGGCTCTCAGCGGAGAACAGAGTGCAAGGCCTGAAAGAGTTCAAGAACGAGGTGGACCTGATCGCCAAGCTGCAGCACCGCAACCTGGTACGCCTGCTCGGCTGCTGCATCCACTGCTCGGACAGGATACTTGTCTACGAGTACATGAGCAACAAGAGCTTGGACACCTTTATTTTTGGTAAGTATGACGTTTCACTCACTGCAGCGAAATAGTTACCATTTCTGCTCGAGAAATTGCCACGCTCAATTCTGTGAATTCGCCAACAGATCCAAGGAGGCGCGCCACTTTGAGCTGGAAGGCCAGGATGGACATCATCCTCGGAGTTGCCAGAGGGCTTGTCTACCTTCATCAGGACTCAAGGCACACAATGATCCACCGAGATCTCAAGGCGGCCAACGTTCTCCTTAATGAGGAGATGGTCGCCAAGATATCGGATTTTGGAATTGCGAAGCTGTTCAGCAGCAGCGGAGACAACAGTCAGGACTCCACCATCACAGAAAGGATTGTTGGGACATAGTAAGATCTGCAACTTTGCATAACACACCAATGGTCAAGTACTATAAGTTACCTCGACTTTTTATTTCGATAGCCAGCTTTTCTTACAGTTTTTTGTATGGTGTCATGTGATGGCAGTGGTTACATGTCACCGGAGTATGCCATGGACGGCATGGTATCATTCATGCAGGATGTGTACAGCTTCGGTGTGCTGTTGCTGGAGATCGTCAGTGGCAGGAGGAACCAACGAAGTTTCAACCTCATAGCTCATGTAAGCAATCAATTAGCTATCTTGCAACCGAAAGAAaaataatcaaaataaattcattctaATTTGAAATTTCATGCCTACATACCCCAAGTCTCAACCCGGTTCGCTTGAACCAAGAAACACATTTTGGTGGAACCACATTGAATTCCATGATGACCTTGACAAAACAGGCTAAATTTTTTGCAGGCATGGAATCTGTATGAAGAAAACAGGAGCCTCGAGCTCCTTGACCCAGCTGTGCGTGGCGGCTGTTCCCCAGCAGAGCTAGAGCATGTTAAGACGTGGATCCAGGTAGGGCTACTGTGCGTTCAGGAGAGCCCAAGCCAACGGCCGCAAATGGCTGCAGTAATCCCCATGTTGTCGCACCAACAGGCGCCAGGGCGGCCACTTCGGCCGGTTGTCTGCATGCCGGCGAGAACTCCGGTGGACCTTCTCAACATGGAGGAGAACACATCTAGCAATGAGTTGACCATCACGAACCTCGAAGGCCGGTAGCAACTAGCAAGAATGCATGGATGGAAGGATGCCGGGCAAGCTGGAACCTAAGATTGAAGACCTTACTGACGACTTTTTGTATGTAATTGGGTAGGACGGGTGCATTCAAGCCATCTCATGCTTCTGCAAAAGTGTGACCTCTTAATTAACACACCTCTGTAAAAAAACACCTATGTAATTCATGGAGACTGAGAACAAATTCaagatttgaaaaaaattcaaatgaaCTGCATTTGCATGTGTACAAATATTAGGCAATGATTTGATACATGGTGGGTCAAGGTTTGAGTCATGGCCCGTTGTAACCTGGGTCCTAGGGAAGGTAGTTCCTAAAAAATTGGTATGCATCCACAAGGCCACAACAGACTGCACCCATTGTGTATGAGTTCCTATCAACATGGATCAGGCAATATTGGAGATATGACTCAGCCAGTACAATAAGGATCAGGAGAGGGGGAAAAATGACAGATCGTGTTTTAAGAAAAAAATTATCTCTTTCTCCATTACACCAGGAACTGCAATACCAGTTGGACAAGTTTAATGGATTGTATTCCGGTCTCCCTCTCTCAAATAAGTGGCTCTCAACCTTTGTCTCCACACTAGTTCCTCTCTCAACAGGAGCTCGTCCAGCTCCAGTGTGTACTGCTTAATGGATTGTTGTTGTTCGCTGAGTATGGTGAGCTCCATAGAACACTAAGTTTGCTCCTAATCTTGGCTGAGTACTTGAAATTTTTAGCATTGGATGTATTCCTATAATGGTTTGAAGTTTTCGAGTGCACCTTTTGATTCATACAAGAGACAAGACATGACAAACATAAATTTATTTTTTATGATGCTAAAATAGTATGGCATGCTCTTAAACTGGGTACATCTGGTATTGTAGTTCCTCATGGTGTTATGTAATAGTGATAATTTTCCTTCAGAGCACAAGCTGGATTCAGTTATTTTGTTTAAGGACTGTGCTAACGTCCAGTCTACTGGACGTTAAGCAACAGATCTGCATGATCCCCTCGACGGGGGAAACAATGCTCCACCCACTATTCCCGTGCTCCTCCCGATCGATTTATTGCACCATAATTAAAAACGCGAAAAAAATTACCTACATGGGATTCGAACCTACGTCAGGGTGGAAAGGACAAGCCCAAGTACAAAGCCCAACAACCATCACACCAACCTAGTTTGTTGTTCATTATTTGAAAACGAAGTTGTTTTAAACTCTTTCTTACTACTGTCATAAGAAAAAAGAAAGCTATCTCTTGGAAAAAAATCCACTTCATCAATGACAGTTACCGGGGGTATATGTCATGATGTCCCTCCCTCCCCCACCCCGGTCCCCAAAGTTATTAGGACCAGGGTATACAAGTTATCAGGTCTACGAGGCGTGATTTACCGTGCTATTAACATGAAAGTTACCGTGGGTATATTTAATCAACCCCCTCGCCAAAGTTACCAGGACCAGGGTAAATAAGTTATCATGTCTGCAAACGTGTgggttaccatgctattcacacaaatgttaccccccctcccccaccctcCTCATGCCAAAGCTATCAGGACTGGGGTACATAAGTCATCAGGTgtgcgatgtgtga
The window above is part of the Triticum aestivum cultivar Chinese Spring unplaced genomic scaffold, IWGSC CS RefSeq v2.1 scaffold203818, whole genome shotgun sequence genome. Proteins encoded here:
- the LOC123176787 gene encoding G-type lectin S-receptor-like serine/threonine-protein kinase B120, with translation MLTLHMYHNSDTTKSKKFLTVIAAVIAGFALLLLSLSFLIWRKFQRRRMGVAVFDDIMRGECPTYLLETIRASTDGFRPENEIGRGGFGIVYKGQMPDGQEVAVKRLSAENRVQGLKEFKNEVDLIAKLQHRNLVRLLGCCIHCSDRILVYEYMSNKSLDTFIFDPRRRATLSWKARMDIILGVARGLVYLHQDSRHTMIHRDLKAANVLLNEEMVAKISDFGIAKLFSSSGDNSQDSTITERIVGTYGYMSPEYAMDGMVSFMQDVYSFGVLLLEIVSGRRNQRSFNLIAHAWNLYEENRSLELLDPAVRGGCSPAELEHVKTWIQVGLLCVQESPSQRPQMAAVIPMLSHQQAPGRPLRPVVCMPARTPVDLLNMEENTSSNELTITNLEGR